From a single Apium graveolens cultivar Ventura chromosome 2, ASM990537v1, whole genome shotgun sequence genomic region:
- the LOC141684263 gene encoding uncharacterized protein LOC141684263 → MGSPRAVRVFGVLLKSRNPDLVFLSETLVDSKVMKDLAVKFGFANSFEVDRVGRGGGLALMWKKSVACQVMDSSSNHINVHVMDDISISWKLTCFYGFPKRTHRQASWDFLRSLSNNVNIPWCIFGDFNDMLYAEDKKGRHLHPQALLDGFRSAIEDCNLSEIPLTGGNYTWEKSKGKEDWV, encoded by the coding sequence ATGGGGAGCCCTCGTGCAGTTCGTGTGTTTGGAGTTTTATTAAAATCTCGTAACCCTGACTTGGTATTTTTGTCTGAAACTCTAGTTGATTCTAAAGTAATGAAAGACTTAGCTGTTAAATTTGGTTTTGCAAATTCGTTTGAAGTAGATCGAGTAGGTAGAGGTGGAGGTCTTGCTTTAATGTGGAAGAAATCGGTTGCTTGCCAAGTGATGGATTCGTCAAGCAACCACATTAATGTTCACGTTATGGATGATATTAGTATTTCTTGGAAGCTAACGTGTTTCTATGGCTTTCCGAAAAGAACTCATAGACAAGCTTCATGGGATTTTCTTAGATCTCTTTCGAATAACGTTAATATTCCCTGGTGCATTTTCGGGGATTTTAACGACATGCTTTATGCAGAGGATAAGAAAGGCAGACATTTACATCCGCAAGCTCTTTTAGATGGGTTTAGAAGTGCAATAGAGGATTGTAACCTTTCTGAGATACCTCTAACTGGTGGTAATTACACTTGGGAGAAGAGCAAGGGTAAAGAGGACTGGGTTTAA